The Zingiber officinale cultivar Zhangliang chromosome 9A, Zo_v1.1, whole genome shotgun sequence genome window below encodes:
- the LOC122019439 gene encoding mannose-specific lectin-like, with translation MASLVMLSAALLLGLFLPSSMANNVLFGGDRLNTGESLREGNFKFTMMSDDCTLVLNDNDQTVWSSPTNGLGNNCFAHLQTNGNLVIRNDNDQIVWSSNTAGEEGNYILVLQNDGSVVIFGRSIWSIPPGSNTATSKGAVIVKRGRSDESTNILYGGHKLRTDESLKEGDYTFVMQSDCNLVLYANNNNQVMWSSQTNDLGSRCFARMQTDGNLVIFDGINFNQIWDSKTRGPEGKYILVLQRDGHVVIYGSPILTIPNDEPTNRKIAMTKK, from the coding sequence ATGGCTTCCCTTGTCATGCTCTCTGCTGCTCTCCTCCTCGGCCTCTTCCTGCCTTCCTCCATGGCCAACAACGTTCTCTTTGGTGGTGACAGGCTGAACACCGGCGAATCCCTCAGAGAAGGGAACTTTAAATTCACCATGATGTCCGACGACTGCACCCTGGTGCTGAACGACAACGACCAGACCGTGTGGTCCTCCCCCACCAACGGCCTAGGCAACAACTGCTTCGCCCACTTGCAGACCAACGGCAACCTCGTCATCCGCAACGACAATGACCAGATTGTTTGGTCGAGCAACACCGCCGGCGAGGAGGGCAACTACATCCTCGTCCTGCAGAACGACGGCAGCGTCGTCATCTTCGGCCGCTCTATATGGTCCATCCCCCCCGGTTCCAACACCGCCACTTCCAAAGGCGCCGTCATCGTCAAAAGGGGCCGCAGCGATGAATCCACGAACATTCTCTATGGAGGTCACAAGCTGCGCACCGACGAATCTCTCAAAGAAGGGGACTATACCTTCGTCATGCAGTCCGACTGCAACCTGGTGCTGTACGCCAACAACAACAACCAGGTCATGTGGTCCTCCCAAACCAACGACCTAGGCAGCAGGTGCTTCGCCCGCATGCAGACCGACGGCAACTTAGTCATCTTCGACGGTATTAACTTCAACCAAATTTGGGATAGCAAAACCCGCGGCCCGGAGGGCAAGTACATCCTCGTCCTGCAGCGCGACGGCCACGTCGTCATCTACGGCAGCCCTATATTGACGATCCCCAACGATGAACCCACGAACAGGAAGATCGCCATGACTAAAAAATAG